In the genome of Ancylomarina subtilis, one region contains:
- a CDS encoding acyl carrier protein, with protein MTIDRAIHEKLLKYIIEVTFLDKDAIKDDTLLFEEGIFDSMGLLFLIDFIRDTFHIDTKDSELLVENFASVNRIAAFISKRIGVEESKKLVISGK; from the coding sequence ATGACCATTGATAGAGCAATACACGAAAAATTACTTAAGTACATTATCGAAGTTACCTTTTTAGATAAGGATGCTATTAAAGATGATACTCTGCTTTTTGAGGAAGGCATCTTTGATTCTATGGGACTTTTATTTTTGATAGATTTCATAAGAGATACGTTTCATATAGATACTAAGGATAGTGAGTTATTAGTCGAAAATTTTGCATCTGTAAATCGGATCGCTGCATTTATTTCGAAACGAATTGGAGTAGAAGAGTCGAAGAAATTGGTTATATCTGGAAAATAA
- a CDS encoding polysaccharide biosynthesis/export family protein, whose translation MKFNRLIIFLLLLSMFVSCIPQKRTIYMRDVSGKKSYINLYTKAVEVTEAYTIQPRDYIYIRVLTPDEAVASLYNLDAGQMNMNSMGDPSTLKFQSYQVSDEGDIDFPYVGQVKVVDLTLKEVKVKMQDILKKHIDTFTLQVQLTNTQFTILGEVHSPGQYNMNKDQLTIFEAISLAGDLTIYGKRKRVRIVRPTTEGTKTINVDLTDLNLVDSQNYYIQPNDLIYVEPIKAKMFGFGETFSLGLVTSIISFFLLANSLK comes from the coding sequence ATGAAATTTAATAGGCTTATCATTTTTCTGTTGTTGTTATCGATGTTTGTTTCGTGTATTCCTCAGAAAAGAACCATTTACATGCGCGATGTGAGTGGAAAGAAAAGTTATATCAACCTTTATACTAAGGCGGTTGAGGTTACTGAAGCTTATACAATCCAGCCAAGAGATTACATCTACATTAGAGTTTTAACACCTGATGAGGCTGTGGCAAGTTTGTACAATCTGGATGCAGGACAAATGAATATGAACAGCATGGGAGATCCTAGTACTCTAAAGTTTCAGAGCTATCAGGTGAGTGACGAGGGCGATATTGATTTCCCTTATGTTGGACAGGTTAAAGTGGTTGATTTAACATTAAAGGAGGTAAAAGTTAAAATGCAGGATATCCTTAAAAAGCATATCGACACATTTACCCTTCAGGTGCAATTAACAAATACTCAATTTACAATTTTAGGAGAAGTGCATTCGCCAGGACAGTATAATATGAATAAGGATCAATTAACCATTTTTGAAGCGATCTCTTTGGCCGGAGATTTAACCATATATGGTAAAAGAAAACGAGTTAGAATTGTACGCCCTACTACAGAAGGAACTAAAACGATAAACGTTGATTTAACGGATTTAAATCTGGTGGATAGTCAGAACTATTACATTCAGCCTAATGATTTAATTTATGTAGAACCTATAAAAGCTAAAATGTTTGGTTTTGGAGAAACCTTCTCTTTAGGCTTGGTAACGAGTATTATAAGTTTCTTTTTATTGGCCAATTCTCTTAAGTAA
- the nadE gene encoding NAD(+) synthase, whose amino-acid sequence METTSKAFSKEILNIENIELVCEEICRKLRGNIKNQLRRRGAVVGISGGIDSSVVLALACRALGKENVIGILMPERDSSPESLTLAQALANKYGVRTVVEDITSALNGFGCYERRDEAITRVFPEFNPLKDKTKIEIKQNIAQNLPSLFSLTIITSEGETMSKLLPVNEYLQIVAATNFKQRSRMAMLYYHAESLHYAVVGTPNKHEVEQGFFVKFGDGGADLMPIGHLYKTQVYQLAEYLGIPQEIIDRTPTTDTYSAEQTQEEFFYQMPFKEMDLIWYAWENKYSEEDVANELQRSVDEIHNIFKNFERKQHTTSYLRSAPIF is encoded by the coding sequence ATGGAAACAACAAGCAAAGCTTTCTCAAAAGAGATTTTAAATATCGAAAATATCGAATTGGTCTGTGAAGAGATTTGTCGCAAACTTAGGGGAAATATTAAGAATCAGTTGAGACGCAGAGGTGCTGTTGTAGGTATAAGTGGAGGGATTGATTCTTCGGTTGTACTTGCTCTTGCATGTCGAGCATTGGGAAAGGAAAATGTGATCGGTATTTTAATGCCGGAAAGAGATTCAAGTCCGGAAAGTTTAACATTAGCTCAGGCTTTAGCCAATAAGTATGGAGTCAGAACAGTTGTTGAAGATATAACTTCTGCTCTTAATGGCTTTGGATGTTATGAACGAAGAGATGAGGCTATTACGAGAGTTTTTCCTGAATTTAATCCTTTGAAAGATAAAACCAAGATTGAAATCAAACAGAATATTGCTCAGAATCTGCCTTCACTATTTTCATTGACAATTATTACATCTGAGGGGGAGACAATGAGCAAGCTTTTGCCGGTTAATGAATATTTGCAGATTGTAGCTGCGACTAATTTTAAACAACGTAGTAGAATGGCTATGTTGTATTATCATGCTGAAAGTCTTCATTACGCTGTTGTAGGAACACCTAATAAGCATGAGGTTGAGCAAGGTTTTTTTGTGAAGTTTGGTGATGGGGGGGCTGACCTCATGCCCATTGGGCATCTTTATAAGACTCAGGTTTATCAATTAGCTGAATACTTGGGCATTCCTCAAGAGATAATCGATCGAACGCCAACTACAGATACCTATAGTGCTGAACAGACTCAAGAGGAATTTTTCTATCAAATGCCTTTTAAAGAAATGGATTTAATTTGGTATGCATGGGAGAATAAATACAGTGAAGAGGACGTTGCTAATGAGCTTCAAAGGTCAGTAGACGAAATTCATAATATCTTTAAGAATTTTGAGAGAAAGCAACACACAACCAGTTATTTAAGATCGGCTCCTATTTTCTGA
- a CDS encoding UpxY family transcription antiterminator: MKTFKRNYRWYAIYTRSRSEKKLYKELVDKSIEVYLPLKKELRVWSDRKKWVESPLFTSYIFVRVSEREYYDAINSTWAVRYVCFEGRAVPIPDAQIDSLKLFLEDTKRDVELTSRSLKKGDHLEITIGPLKGVRGELVQLRGQHRIMLRFISLGCCVHADISMDEVKRLKTPVELSYKEN; the protein is encoded by the coding sequence GTGAAGACTTTCAAACGAAATTACAGATGGTATGCCATATACACCCGATCCCGATCGGAAAAGAAGTTGTATAAGGAGCTTGTAGACAAAAGTATTGAAGTCTATTTACCTCTTAAAAAGGAATTAAGAGTTTGGAGTGATCGGAAAAAATGGGTTGAAAGTCCTCTGTTTACTTCATATATTTTTGTGAGAGTAAGCGAACGCGAATATTATGATGCAATAAATTCGACATGGGCAGTACGCTATGTCTGTTTTGAAGGTCGTGCTGTGCCTATTCCAGATGCTCAAATTGATTCTTTAAAACTTTTTCTGGAAGATACCAAGAGAGATGTTGAACTGACGTCTCGTAGTTTAAAAAAAGGCGATCATCTTGAAATTACAATTGGTCCTTTAAAGGGCGTTCGTGGTGAGCTCGTACAACTTCGGGGTCAGCATCGTATTATGCTACGATTTATTAGTTTGGGCTGTTGTGTACATGCTGATATATCAATGGATGAAGTGAAAAGATTAAAGACACCAGTCGAGCTTTCTTACAAGGAAAATTGA
- a CDS encoding GxxExxY protein → MTVDKIIVEVDCKNETVLILKPIPTMEKRTYQDEVDKLIEVVNYIYKQLGHGCQEHVYKEVLELELELRNIPYARKTDSSGIQNNRSEFICFDKIIVGLDTHSYLSEEQENSFMNSLKDIDSPVGLLFNFGYKNLQYIKVGGSYVFQ, encoded by the coding sequence TTGACTGTAGATAAGATTATTGTAGAAGTTGATTGTAAAAATGAAACAGTATTAATTCTTAAACCGATACCTACCATGGAAAAGCGCACATATCAAGATGAGGTTGATAAATTGATAGAAGTAGTAAATTATATCTACAAACAGTTAGGACATGGTTGTCAGGAGCATGTTTATAAGGAAGTGCTAGAGCTTGAATTAGAGTTAAGGAATATTCCTTACGCCAGAAAAACAGACTCTTCTGGCATCCAGAACAACCGTAGTGAATTTATTTGTTTTGATAAGATTATTGTTGGATTGGATACGCATTCGTATTTATCTGAAGAACAAGAAAATTCGTTTATGAATAGTCTGAAAGATATTGATTCTCCGGTTGGTTTACTTTTCAACTTTGGATATAAGAATCTTCAGTATATCAAAGTCGGTGGTTCGTATGTGTTTCAATAA
- the asnB gene encoding asparagine synthase (glutamine-hydrolyzing) codes for MCGIVGFYPCCKINDSVEVLKCMLTRIKHRGPDQSGILLTQDIGLGSVRLSIIDIDNGRMPLSNEDDRLWIVFNGEIYNYLDLKKDLLQKGHVFKTTTDTEVVLHLYEEYGVECLNQLNGQFAIAIWDSLKKELFLARDRVGIRPLFYCKHDGGIVFASEMKALFEHPQIEAQISSLALSQIFTFWTTLSPLTVFKDIFEVQPGHFILANDKEIREEKYWELPLCKSEEYQDLTIDEAIDKFRILFSDAVKIRLKADVPVGAYLSGGLDSSITTSFIKANIQSQLQTFSLSFEDKEYDEAEYQKKAVDFFETEHRSIQCVQDDISQRIADIIWHLESPILRSAPAPMGLLSGLVKKNDIKVVITGEGADELLGGYNIFKEAIIRQFWARNPQSKIRPLLLKRLYPYMSQMNGAKALNLFFSYKLTETDSLVYSHLLRWKNTSRIKQYLSDHFKSELNDYDPVQELEAKLGERFKGVDLLSRAQWLEINLFMSGYLLSSQGDRMAMANSVEGRYPFLDHRIIEFCMKLPPEFKLKCLDEKFLLKKMMRGQLPDAILNRPKQAYRSPSVSYADSDYVKDLLSNEAIESAGLFNPDRVKKLSMKMNSGKNISEVDKMAFMGILSTQILNDLFVKKHKKALNKSELIDCKLTLLN; via the coding sequence ATGTGTGGTATAGTTGGATTTTATCCCTGTTGCAAAATCAACGATTCTGTTGAGGTTTTAAAGTGTATGCTGACACGAATAAAGCATCGCGGACCAGACCAGAGTGGTATTTTACTGACCCAAGATATCGGTTTAGGAAGTGTACGTTTAAGTATTATCGATATTGATAATGGACGGATGCCTCTATCCAATGAAGATGATCGTTTATGGATTGTTTTTAATGGTGAAATCTACAATTATCTGGACTTAAAAAAAGACCTTTTACAAAAGGGACATGTTTTTAAAACAACGACTGATACCGAGGTGGTTTTACATCTTTATGAGGAATATGGCGTTGAATGTTTGAATCAATTGAATGGTCAGTTTGCCATTGCTATTTGGGACAGCTTAAAAAAAGAGTTGTTTCTTGCCAGAGACAGGGTGGGGATAAGGCCTCTATTTTATTGCAAGCACGACGGCGGAATTGTTTTTGCTTCTGAAATGAAAGCTTTATTTGAGCATCCTCAAATTGAAGCACAGATTTCTTCACTTGCCTTAAGTCAAATATTTACCTTTTGGACGACGCTTTCGCCACTCACGGTTTTTAAAGATATTTTTGAAGTACAACCCGGCCACTTTATTTTGGCAAATGATAAGGAGATAAGAGAAGAAAAATACTGGGAATTGCCTCTTTGTAAATCGGAAGAGTATCAAGATTTGACTATTGATGAGGCGATTGATAAGTTTCGCATTCTTTTTTCGGATGCTGTTAAGATCAGGTTGAAAGCTGATGTTCCTGTGGGTGCCTATTTGAGTGGAGGACTTGACTCCAGTATAACAACGTCATTTATTAAGGCTAATATTCAGAGTCAATTACAAACTTTTTCGTTGAGCTTTGAGGATAAAGAATACGATGAAGCTGAATATCAAAAGAAAGCTGTTGATTTTTTCGAAACAGAACATCGAAGTATTCAGTGTGTTCAGGATGATATTTCACAAAGAATTGCAGATATAATCTGGCATTTAGAATCGCCTATTTTAAGAAGTGCTCCAGCACCAATGGGCTTGTTGTCAGGTTTGGTTAAGAAAAATGATATAAAAGTTGTTATTACCGGTGAAGGTGCTGATGAACTTTTAGGGGGGTATAATATTTTTAAAGAAGCGATAATCAGGCAGTTTTGGGCGAGAAATCCACAATCTAAGATTCGTCCCTTATTATTGAAACGATTATATCCTTATATGTCTCAAATGAATGGGGCAAAGGCTTTGAATCTATTTTTCTCATATAAGTTAACAGAAACCGATTCTTTGGTTTATTCACATTTGCTTAGATGGAAGAATACGTCGAGGATAAAACAATATTTATCTGATCATTTTAAGTCTGAACTGAATGATTATGATCCCGTTCAGGAATTAGAAGCAAAGCTGGGCGAAAGATTCAAGGGGGTTGATCTGTTGTCTCGAGCACAGTGGCTCGAAATCAATTTATTTATGTCTGGCTATTTATTATCATCTCAGGGCGACCGGATGGCTATGGCAAATTCAGTGGAAGGGCGGTATCCATTCCTGGATCATCGAATTATAGAATTTTGTATGAAACTTCCTCCTGAGTTTAAACTGAAGTGTTTGGATGAGAAGTTTTTGTTGAAAAAAATGATGCGTGGGCAGTTACCCGATGCAATTTTAAATCGCCCCAAACAGGCTTACCGATCTCCTTCAGTCAGTTACGCCGATTCTGACTATGTAAAAGATTTATTATCAAATGAGGCAATTGAATCTGCAGGTTTGTTTAATCCGGATAGAGTGAAAAAACTGAGTATGAAAATGAATTCGGGAAAGAATATCTCAGAAGTTGACAAGATGGCTTTTATGGGAATTCTATCAACTCAAATCTTAAATGATTTGTTTGTGAAGAAGCATAAAAAGGCTTTAAATAAATCTGAATTAATTGATTGTAAATTAACCCTGTTGAATTAA
- a CDS encoding carbohydrate-binding family 9-like protein gives MKIYCVRRLSSSQQISACKLKDSIWEQANLNTDFSFPWEDETAPQTSFRALYDDDNFYFRFDVEDANVLTYVVEDDKMEVVNSDRVEIFFRQNDKLNPYYCLEMDARGRVLDYATRYYRDFDYQWQWPGVDKLYVTASENKEGYVVEGAIGLSSLKELGLLKDNVLEAGLYRGYCMKLPEPQSHLRWISWVKPDSKTPDFHIPSSFGILSFEDCDKS, from the coding sequence ATGAAAATATATTGCGTAAGACGCCTTTCGTCTAGTCAACAGATTTCAGCTTGTAAATTGAAAGACAGTATCTGGGAACAGGCCAATTTAAATACAGATTTCAGTTTTCCATGGGAAGACGAAACAGCTCCTCAAACGAGTTTTAGGGCACTATATGACGATGATAATTTCTACTTCAGATTCGATGTGGAAGATGCTAATGTTTTGACCTACGTAGTTGAAGATGACAAGATGGAAGTTGTAAATTCTGATCGTGTGGAAATCTTTTTTAGGCAAAACGATAAATTAAATCCATACTATTGTTTGGAGATGGATGCCCGTGGACGCGTATTGGATTATGCGACCCGTTATTATCGTGATTTTGACTATCAGTGGCAGTGGCCAGGAGTTGATAAGCTATATGTAACAGCCTCAGAAAACAAAGAGGGGTATGTGGTTGAAGGAGCCATTGGTCTATCTTCATTAAAGGAATTGGGATTGTTGAAAGATAATGTACTCGAAGCAGGCTTATATCGTGGATATTGTATGAAATTGCCAGAACCACAATCTCACTTAAGATGGATATCTTGGGTTAAGCCTGATTCTAAAACACCGGATTTTCATATCCCGTCTTCATTTGGAATTCTTAGCTTCGAAGACTGTGATAAGTCTTAA
- a CDS encoding class I adenylate-forming enzyme family protein gives MNAFDYLFDESKNLTSDFLLGESRNTSFSQIYQQSLKFASYLKDTIGENKNIILISENSLFSIIAYLAILKSGNVCVPLDPLIEESNLSYIVKTTDAACMVDFRARKSATEDSGFVCFNEFDFEKIIYQKIIVPGLNGETFDDSRLALILYTSGSTGIPKGVMLSHRNIIANTHSIIGNLGLSASDIMGVVLPFYYCYGLSLLHTHLKVGAALVLINNFIFIGSFIEKLKEYKCTGFAGVPSHFQILLKKSQSFLNSEFPHLRYVTQAGGKLHDVFIETFIQAFPNIAFFVMYGQTEATARLSILSAERLNEKMGSIGKAIPGVELRIVDSEGNVLDSGELGEIVAKGDNIMQGYYKDPAGTKEVLKKGWLYTGDIGMVDEDGYIFLDSRKKEIIKLGGKRISPKEIESVILSVSEVVDCTIEGVADELLGESLKAHIVLNSEAEIEMVKSKILRICSQNLSAYKIPQMISFTKHIHMNASGKKVKNIDVV, from the coding sequence ATGAATGCATTTGACTATTTATTTGATGAATCAAAAAATCTGACTAGTGACTTTTTACTGGGAGAGAGTCGTAACACATCTTTTAGTCAGATTTATCAGCAAAGCCTAAAGTTTGCCTCTTATCTGAAAGATACAATTGGCGAGAATAAAAATATCATATTGATCTCAGAAAATTCATTATTCTCAATCATCGCCTATTTGGCAATTTTAAAATCGGGTAATGTGTGTGTGCCCTTAGATCCGTTAATTGAGGAATCAAACTTATCCTATATTGTAAAGACGACTGATGCAGCTTGCATGGTCGATTTTAGAGCAAGGAAATCAGCGACAGAGGATTCAGGGTTTGTTTGTTTTAATGAATTTGATTTTGAAAAGATTATATATCAAAAGATAATTGTACCAGGGCTTAATGGAGAGACGTTTGATGATAGTCGTCTGGCTTTAATCCTTTACACTTCCGGCTCAACGGGAATACCTAAGGGTGTGATGTTAAGTCATCGAAATATTATTGCCAATACGCATTCAATAATTGGGAATTTAGGTCTGAGTGCTTCAGACATTATGGGCGTTGTGCTGCCATTTTATTATTGCTATGGTTTATCGCTTTTACATACACACTTAAAAGTTGGAGCGGCATTGGTTCTAATCAATAATTTCATTTTTATTGGTTCGTTTATAGAGAAACTGAAAGAATATAAGTGTACCGGTTTTGCGGGGGTGCCAAGTCATTTCCAAATTTTGCTAAAAAAGTCACAAAGCTTCCTGAACTCAGAATTTCCGCATTTAAGATATGTGACTCAAGCGGGCGGTAAACTGCATGATGTTTTTATTGAAACCTTTATTCAGGCGTTTCCCAATATCGCATTTTTTGTGATGTATGGTCAGACTGAGGCAACAGCACGTTTATCAATTTTATCAGCAGAGCGACTCAATGAAAAGATGGGATCGATAGGTAAAGCAATTCCTGGTGTTGAGCTTCGAATTGTTGATTCAGAAGGAAATGTTTTGGACTCAGGAGAATTGGGTGAGATTGTTGCCAAAGGCGATAACATTATGCAAGGCTATTATAAAGATCCGGCAGGCACCAAAGAAGTTTTAAAAAAGGGGTGGTTGTACACAGGCGATATCGGAATGGTTGATGAGGATGGTTATATCTTTCTGGATAGTCGTAAAAAAGAAATTATAAAGCTCGGTGGCAAAAGGATAAGCCCTAAGGAAATAGAGTCTGTTATTTTATCAGTTAGCGAGGTTGTTGATTGTACTATCGAAGGTGTTGCTGATGAATTATTGGGTGAGAGCCTTAAAGCTCATATTGTATTGAATAGTGAAGCCGAAATCGAGATGGTGAAATCCAAGATATTGAGAATTTGTAGTCAGAATTTGTCGGCATATAAGATACCACAGATGATATCTTTTACAAAGCATATACATATGAATGCTTCAGGTAAAAAAGTGAAAAATATCGATGTTGTTTAA
- a CDS encoding DUF6266 family protein encodes MASIKDKLLSGLVGPVIISHRYGKTYIRSKPSRVKNPRTPGQLNQRGKFKAATQFVSRNLDELIRPYWNPEARRNSMSGQNLFCKLNTHAFDSDGYPDITRLKLTTGNLGEISNLRLEMAGDTIIRFAWDDNSRDKKTSQQNQFKIFGMNLDCVVKEIPCDALRENESFVLDFEKFGYSYLFCFFWNPDLQLASKSEWIDCR; translated from the coding sequence ATGGCTAGCATTAAAGACAAATTATTATCCGGACTTGTCGGACCAGTGATTATTTCTCATCGCTATGGTAAAACTTACATTAGGAGTAAGCCAAGCAGGGTTAAAAACCCTCGTACGCCAGGACAACTAAATCAGCGTGGGAAATTTAAGGCTGCGACTCAATTTGTAAGTCGAAATTTAGATGAGTTGATCAGACCTTATTGGAATCCTGAAGCCAGACGAAATTCGATGAGTGGGCAAAATTTATTTTGCAAACTCAACACGCATGCTTTCGATTCAGATGGTTATCCGGATATAACGCGGTTAAAGTTAACGACAGGTAATTTGGGAGAGATAAGCAATTTAAGATTAGAGATGGCCGGTGATACCATTATTCGATTTGCTTGGGATGATAATTCCCGCGATAAGAAAACAAGTCAACAAAATCAATTCAAGATATTCGGGATGAATTTGGATTGTGTTGTAAAAGAGATCCCCTGTGATGCTCTTCGTGAGAACGAATCATTTGTTCTGGACTTCGAAAAATTTGGTTACTCTTATTTATTTTGTTTTTTCTGGAACCCTGATCTTCAACTCGCCTCAAAAAGTGAATGGATTGACTGTAGATAA
- a CDS encoding acyltransferase, whose translation MNNPFDTGYYTELDLADAGFKSLGNNIKIAKNCTIMGLNNIAIGDNVIIDAYCTICAVGDGFLEIGSYVHIGGYCLLSAGDGIFINDFSGLSQGVKIYSRSDDYTGKYLTNPTIPEKYTGVKRGTVKLESYVIIGAESIILPDVTIGQGSSVGALSLVSRNLPEWGMYLGHPLRKLGNRSKDMLKLQREFMKEHKEIFDGFVKKTLKF comes from the coding sequence ATGAATAATCCTTTTGATACAGGATATTATACAGAACTCGATTTAGCCGATGCGGGTTTTAAATCTCTTGGGAACAATATTAAAATTGCTAAGAATTGTACCATTATGGGCCTCAATAATATTGCTATTGGAGACAATGTTATTATTGATGCCTACTGTACAATCTGTGCAGTGGGAGATGGTTTCCTGGAAATAGGGTCTTACGTTCATATTGGGGGATATTGTTTGCTTTCAGCAGGAGATGGAATTTTTATCAATGACTTTAGTGGTTTGTCGCAAGGCGTGAAAATATATAGTCGATCTGATGACTACACCGGTAAATACCTTACGAATCCAACAATTCCTGAAAAATATACGGGGGTTAAACGTGGCACTGTAAAACTTGAATCTTATGTCATCATAGGTGCCGAATCTATTATTCTTCCCGATGTCACTATAGGACAAGGTTCTTCTGTTGGCGCATTATCCTTAGTCAGTAGAAATTTACCGGAGTGGGGGATGTATTTGGGACATCCTTTAAGAAAATTGGGAAACCGATCCAAAGACATGCTAAAGCTTCAGCGCGAATTTATGAAGGAACACAAAGAAATTTTTGATGGTTTTGTGAAAAAGACACTCAAATTTTAA
- a CDS encoding MbcA/ParS/Xre antitoxin family protein, which yields MKELLEKGIKIFGTKSRFINWIETENEALGDVTPDSLLDSTQGLSIVYDLLMKIEANSIS from the coding sequence ATGAAAGAACTCTTAGAAAAAGGCATTAAAATATTTGGAACCAAAAGTCGTTTTATAAATTGGATTGAAACAGAAAATGAGGCCTTAGGCGATGTAACGCCAGATTCACTTCTTGATTCAACTCAAGGATTATCGATCGTTTATGATTTGTTAATGAAAATTGAAGCTAATAGTATTTCATAA